The following proteins are co-located in the Heteronotia binoei isolate CCM8104 ecotype False Entrance Well chromosome 8, APGP_CSIRO_Hbin_v1, whole genome shotgun sequence genome:
- the ZCRB1 gene encoding zinc finger CCHC-type and RNA-binding motif-containing protein 1 codes for MSGGLAPSKSTVYVSNLPFSLTNNDLYRIFSKYGKVVKVTIMKDKDTRKSKGVAFILFLDKESAQNCSRSLNNKQLFGRVIKASIAIDNGRAAEFIRRRNYYDKSKCYECGETGHLSYACPKNTLGEREPPKKKEKKKRKKTTEVEEEIEDLEESEDEGEDPALDSLSQAIAFQQAKVEEEQQRSMQTVGEPSTSDSRRPRIKKSAYFSDEEELSD; via the exons ATGAGTGGAGGATTAGCACCAAGCAAAAGCACTGTTTATGTGTCCAATCTTCCCTTCTCATTGACAAATAATGATTTGTACAGA ATTTTTTCCAAATATGGCAAAGTGGTTAA AGTTACAATTATGAAGGACAAAGACACACGGAAAAGCAAAGGAGttgcatttattttattcttGGATAAAGAATCTGCACAGAACTGTTCTCGGTCACTTAACAATAAGCAA CTCTTTGGGAGAGTAATCAAAGCAAGTATTGCTATTGACAATGGGAGAGCTGCAGAATTCATCCGCAGGCGAAACTACTATGACAAATCAAAATGTTATGAATGTGGG gaAACAGGACACTTAAGTTATGCTTGTCCTAAAAACACATTAGGAGAACGTGAGCcacccaaaaagaaagaaaagaagaagaggaagaaaactaCTGAGGTAGAGGAAGAAAT CGAGGACCTGGAAGAAAGTGAAGATGAAGGAGAAGACCCTGCCCTCGATAGCCTCAGCCAAGCGATAGCTTTCCAG CAAGCCAAAGTTGAAGAGGAACAGCAAAGATCAATGCAGACTGTAGGAGAGCCTTCAACATCTGACTCAAGGCGTCCCCGCATCAAAAAAAGTGCTTATTTCAGCGATGAAGAAGAACTTAGTgattaa